One stretch of Chiroxiphia lanceolata isolate bChiLan1 chromosome 1, bChiLan1.pri, whole genome shotgun sequence DNA includes these proteins:
- the ESCO1 gene encoding N-acetyltransferase ESCO1 has product MAAQKRKSTLVEPSAKRPKLDKNSKQSSAKKEKEVSDTKHGSNKSKPNQCAVQEKTVLKTSVKSNSDNTNEPELGMRMTTRSSAFNSDNKTIPGKTVQQQQPKSAKNKEACQKKSVQEVSKSKCIIAPNEPVMRRSQRLQQLTHVHVPARSLRNREVKEEKALEVKHSSQAKRNSHSVPAKALKSAGEKTEQKNTKIKPKNTNENKEIHVEVTSSLKEKKCKADNKKDSSNSFQRSLQGSSLCPDESLEEVKKDQTGPVSPNPSNTKKVETDSLKPNSKTVSKEKQQTHQNIKPHTKPKNTSQPSVSETSAADQPENDVKSKRVSILELCEEIAGEIESDTVEVKKDSPNAEDSKTEEKQDDLQLQQSEMLAQKEPSQSTQCKRFFPSKKGMPVKCTLNGRNNSSNKNSKWTKIKLLKASNMKQSNSNSANAPKVAFLKDFPEVSEASQIATEAELSKAQSKLSARLSENENTTCVQEKSDPSAERAGVKEVTLETKQPTRKGAENGLLPNLTKHVCEPRPDENFRLHLESSPESSPVKCVTAPTPPKQVKKEPRESEPQDLAPTQLTQTSSTNQASETENRVPLSNPSLASKCSNLPSSEEHIQKLKEAGKDGDKQLITDGGQKRFGAISCNICGMLYTVSNPEDETQHLLFHNQFISAVRYVGWKKERILAEYPDGKIIMVLPDDPKYALKKVEEIREMVDNDLGFQQAPLMCYSRTKTLLFISNDKKVIGCLIAEHIQWGYRVIEEKVPEVSSENEKVIFERQKAWCCSTSPEPAICGISRIWVFSMMRRKKIASRMIECLRSNFIYGSYLSKEEIAFSDPTPDGKLFATQYCGTGQFLVYNFLNGQHQT; this is encoded by the exons ATGGCAGCTCAGAAAAGGAAGTCTACATTAGTAGAGCCTTCTGCTAAACGTCCAAAGCTGGACAAGAACAGCAAACAGTCAtcagcaaagaaggaaaaggaggtgTCAGATACAAAACATGGCTCAAATAAGTCAAAGCCTAATCAGTGTGCAGTGCAGGAGAAAACTGTCCTCAAAACCTCTGTCAAATCAAACAG TGATAACACCAATGAACCTGAACTAGGAATGCGCATGACTACAAGGTCGTCAGCATTCAACTCAGATAATAAAACAATACCTGGCAAAAcagtccagcagcagcagcctaaATCTGCAAAAAATAAGGAGGCATGCCAGAAAAAATCTGTGCAAGAAGTTTCGAAGTCAAAATGCATAATTGCGCCAAATGAGCCAGTAATGAGGAGATCACAGAGACTGCAGCAGTTAACACATGTACATGTTCCAGCAAGATCCCTGCGCAACAGAGaagttaaagaagaaaaagctttggaAGTTAAGCACAGTAGCCAGGCAAAAAGAAACAGTCACAGTGTTCCAGCAAAAGCACTTAAATCTGCTGGAGAGAAAACggaacagaaaaacacaaagatAAAGCCAAAAAATACTAAtgagaataaagaaatacatgTAGAGGTGACCAGCtctctgaaagagaagaaatgtaaaGCAGACAATAAAAAGGATAGTTCCAATAGCTTTCAACGCAGTCTTCAAGGGTCCTCATTATGTCCTGACGAGAGTCTTGAGGAAGTTAAGAAAGACCAAACAGGCCCTGTGTCTCCTAATCCTAGCAACACAAAGAAAGTGGAAACTGATTCTCTTAAGCCAAATTCTAAGACAGTGTctaaggaaaagcagcaaacgCATCAGAACATAAAACCccatacaaaaccaaaaaatactTCACAGCCATCTGTAAGTGAAACGAGTGCGGCCGATCAACCAGAGAACGATGTGAAATCCAAAAGGGTGAGCATCCTTGAACTTTGTGAAGAAATTGCAGGTGAGATTGAGTCAGATACAGTAGAAGTGAAAAAAGATTCCCCTAATGCCGAGGAtagcaaaacagaagaaaagcaggatgACCTGCAGTTACAACAAAGTGAAATGCTTGCTCAGAAAGAACCTAGTCAAAGTACTCAGTGCAAACGTTTTTTCCCTAGCAAAAAAGGAATGCCCGTCAAATGTACTCTGAATGGTAGAAATAACTCCTCAAACAAAAACTCTAAATGGACCAAAATTAAGTTGCTGAAAGCTAGTAATATGAAGCAAAGCAACTCAAACTCTGCAAATGCCCCCAAGGTTGCTTTCTTAAAAGATTTCCCTGAAGTTTCAGAGGCAAGTCAAATAGCTACAGAAGCAGAGCTTTCGAAGGCACAAAGCAAGCTGTCAGCAAGACTCTCTGAGAATGAAAATACAACTTGTGTGCAGGAGAAATCAGATCCTTCAGCTGAAAGAGCTGGAGTTAAAGAAGTGACGTTAGAAACAAAACAGCCCACGAGGAAAGGTGCAGAAAATGGTTTGTTGCCTAATTTGACAAAACATGTCTGTGAGCCAAGACCAGATGAG AACTTTCGATTACACTTGGAATCAAGTCCAGAAAGTTCTCCAGTAAAGTGTGTTACAGCTCCTACACCAccaaaacaagttaaaaaagaaCCCAGAGAAAGTGAACCTCAAG ATTTGGCTCCCACGCAGTTGACGCAAACTTCATCTACAAATCAAGCTTCTGAAACTGAGAACAG gGTTCCATTGTCAAATCCTTCATTAGCATCCAAATGCAGTAACTTACCATCTTCTGAGGAACATATTCAGAAGCtaaaagaagcaggaaaagatGGTGATAAGCAGCTGATCACA gatgGAGGACAGAAGAGATTTGGTGCTATTTCCTGTAATATTTGTGGAATGCTTTACACCGTGTCAAATCCAGAGGATGAAACCCAACACCTGTTGTTTCATAACCAGTTCATAAGTGCTGTTAGATATGTG ggttggaaaaaggagagaattttGGCTGAATATCCTGATGGAAAGATAATAATGGTTCTTCCTGATGACCCAAAGTATGCACTTAAAAAG GTTGAAGAAATTAGAGAAATGGTAGACAATGACTTGGGATTTCAGCAAGCTCCACTCATGTGTTACTCTAGAACTaaaactcttctttttatttctaatgacAAAAAAGTTATCGGCTGTTTAATTGCAGAACATATCCAGTGG GGCTACAGAGTTAtagaagagaaggttccagaaGTCAgttcagaaaatgagaaagtcatatttgaaagacagaaagcaTGGTGCTGTTCAACCTCTCCAGAGCCTGCTATTTGTGGGATTAGTCGAATATGGGTATTCAGCATGATGCGTCGAAAGAAGATCGCTTCTCGGATGATAGAGTGTCTTAG GAGCAACTTCATATATGGTTCATACTTAAGTAAGGAAGAAATCGCTTTCTCTGACCCCACTCCCGATGGAAAACTCTTTGCAACACAGTACTGTGGCACCGGCCAGTTCCTGGTATACAACTTCCTCAATGGACAGCACCAGACTTAA